In the genome of Haliaeetus albicilla chromosome W, bHalAlb1.1, whole genome shotgun sequence, the window CATTCTCAGGTAGTAGATCCGGTTGGCTTCTGGGTAGGTGACTTTGCAGAGGGGAATTTTGTGGATGGCTGGGTTGTCTGAATTTATCAGCAAAAAGAGAAGTGCGGAGAAGCAAAAAGGCCAGGTGCAGAGTGGCAGCCCAAGCTGGAAGGGGAAAGGACAGACAGACACGTGCCTTTTGGTACCTCTCTTTGCATGTTCCCTTTGCTTACGTCTGCCCGTTGCTAAACTCTTGCATTTGAGAAGCTGGGAGAGCCTGTCCTTACCCTGAGGACAGTGTGAAATAGAAAGTGTCTTCCTGACCCCCCCCATACAGGATCCCCAATTCGGATCCAGAGGAGGATGCCCAGATGCAGGTGGCTATGTGGTAGGGGCTACACGTGAGCTAGGTTTCTGCTGGGCACTGGAGGTCTGGGAAGCTCCTCGGCTACAAAATGTCAATTCAGCTGCTCACACAGAGGTATCTAGTTTATCTGAAATGTATGGGGCTACGTAAGGCATCCTGCACTGGGGACCTCAGTCCTTTTGGAGATGCTGCTGTTGGTGCTGAATGGTACCTGGCAGCAATATTGAAGCAACTGAATCAGGCTCCAGAGCTCTGCTGACTGTAATGAAAGCCAACACACCCAGCTCACACATAGGCATTTAAATTCTCTAATAAATGAGCCAAATCCTACCCTCACTGTACTTTAAGATATCATGTACTGAGAGTACTGTTCACACGTATTCACCATCCTCAGTGCCCACGTTTACTGGCATTGCATCCAACCCGCAGTCCTGCTCTGTGATCCCCATCTCTTGACCTGACTTGGGGTCTGCCAAAAACAAGATTACAGGGAGAAAAAGTAGATGTCCTTTTTTCTGATGCATCCCAAAAGCAGGTGTGCTTAACAAAGCAACCCATCTGCAGGGATCTACATGGTACTGAGTGGATGCCAGATGAATACATTTAATGCACGAAGCTGCtagttctaaatattttttcttttaagttacTAAATCAATTTTATTAGAAGTATGGTTTTGCTTTAATCCCTCAGATCTTaaggaagaaacaaagcttGGCATTTCTGGCTTCACCTCATTCTTGATCTGTCCAGATATGATGATTTTGTATTTAAGAGAACAGTCTCCTCCGCATTTTAGTTCTCATATCCAGATCAAACTTAAATAGTATCTGTGGGTAGGGTGGGAGAATGACCTTGGAAGAAGTAAGTAAAAATTTAGACCATGGGGAATTGTTCAAAAATATTGCCTGCAACTAAGTATTGCATCTCAAACCATATGCTGTTGCTGGAATTCACATAGACATGCACAATCCCACTGTGGATAACATGCTCGAAAGGCCTTTGAAATCTTATTATCAGCTATAGAGTCTGCAAGGGCACAATTCAACTGACACAGAATTTGTACAAGACCTGCCACTGGCTACTACTTTCTCTCTTCAGTGCTGTCAAAACTGATGGAGATTTTTGGGGCATTTCCTTAGTATTGTATCATTACAAatcaaaatacagttaaaacaaacaagcaaacaatcccacaaaaaaagaaaaaaaacaaaccccaaacttacCACAGATAGGGCATTAGCAAGAGCTGCTCCGGAGTAGGCACAAAATAATGCTGAGAAAAGAAGACCAAAGACAACTCAAGGTGAGGAAAGTCTTGCTCATCTCTCTAAAGAAGTTATCAGAAATAGTAATACTGTCCAAAGGCACTGTGATATATCCTGCCAGCTACATGATGTGAGGATTAGTGTTAAAATTCAACAATTAGTTAAAATGCCCCAGTGCTGCCTCTGGCCACGTGGACTACATTTGGTCCTACCTGCTCTGTAGAGATGGCTGGTGAATGAAGAACGTGGTTTTGTCAAGAGTAGCTGATGGTGGTATTTCTTTTATCAATTGGCACAACCTGAGCTGTGTGCAGTGGGGGATTACAGAAATTCTCCACCAGCGCCCTTCCTTTGGCTTCAAACCACAAGCAGTTAGCAGTGACCCTCCTGGCCCCAGGATGTCCGAGGCGGCAAAGCAGGAGATAAGGCACCCAAGGGCAAAGTCAAGGAAGGGAAAACTACTGAGCAATCCAGAAACCATGCTCAGGACAGAAAACTATGGAAATGCAAATGGTTGGAGGCTGGGTGAATCTTCATGGGAATTTTATATATGCTACGCCGTTCTTAAACTCTTCCCATAGAGTCTGGGTTTGGCTGCTGTTGGAGATGGGGGTCTTTGGGTAGACGGATTTTAAATTGACCTTGTGCAACAGCTCTTTTCTCATGGCACACTTCCTCTAATGATATATATAGTTACAAAAAGGCTGCTTCTGTGAATCTGTTGAGTTGCTAATTTGTTAAACTTCTGCTCATGGCATAGCTTGTGCTCCTTTCACAAATGGTACTTCCACCGTCTCCAGATGTTTTTAAGTTATCGGGGCCTAAAGGCCCTTCTCTCTGCAGTTGCAGCTTGCACGTCCAAGCTCAACTCATGCCATCACAGAAACAGCTCGTGTGTAGTACCTAGTTTTGCAGCAGAGCGGTAGTTGACTCTAAACCCTGTACTACTCATAGACTGCCTGGCTGCATGAATTTTTGTCTTCCCTTTTTGTAAAAGATACATACCACAGGCAAGTGACAGCAAATGAGTCTGCCAGGTCAGGGCGTAGAACATGCCCCCGATCGCAATGCAGGCGAGCGCGCAGTTGTAATTGTGTAAGCCAAGGTAGATGCTGTCAAAGGGTGATGCAATGCTCAGCGCTGCAAGACAAAAGGCAAGGCTGTGAGGTCAGGTAGGAGAGGTATCTGCAGGAGGACCCGTCACTTGCTGGGAATCCATCATCTCTTCCCAATGACATCTAGACAAATTTAACTGCATTTGCGCTTGCGTAACGTGGACATGCAGAAAAAGGATGAAATCAAATGAATGAAGCTCATTATTTCGCAGCTCTGATGATGCCCCTAGGGTTGGAACTTGGCCCAGTCTCAAACATTTCTTTAGGGCAAAACTGTTGGCATATGCACTTCAGTGTGTTGTAGTTAGTTCCCCAGCTAACGAGATGAAGGATCCAGCCAGAACGTAGGAGGACCTTCTCACCTGAGTGTCCTTGCAGAAAGCTGTGCTCGCACGTACTGTTTAAACCTCATACATACCCTGATCTTGAATATCAGAGGCACAGCTGAGTGTCTTTTGTGGGAGTAAGCAAAGTTTTCCATCTCTTCCTAGTGACCTTTGCTAGATGTTGTCTAGTTACTAGAGGTGGTTGCTCCATCAGTGCTGTGCAAATTGTCCACTGGGATGGGAGCTGAGGGTCTGCTCCAAATCTCACCTCACAGGGACTTCTGCAGGATTTCTCATAGGCTTCAGGATTACCAGTAAAAAGGAGAGCACAATATGTAGTGCACAGGCCACCTTCATGTCACTCTTAAGATTAATACATTTTCCTGCTATAATATCCtcatttgtcttctgtttcatCGCCATGCTTATCCCCAGATACTTTCCTCTGACCTTTCTCTTGTAGATTAAATGTCAGACCTGTACAAAACTTGCCAAATGCTCTTAGCCATACAAATTGTGGgtagttttgtttaaaaacacaaatagaAAGCAGCTCACATCTTGTACAAAGTGCTTCAGAGCACAGAGAACTTACTGTTGGGTGACTGTGCCTTTTCCAAGGTTGTTGTCTCAGACTACACTTATTccaccatatttttttttttattacaatcGGTCACATAAGTGGCATTAATCTTGTTTAACTTCAAGGGTCAGATTCATCTCTCTTAAGATTGTTTCTCCGGTTAGTGGGGAGTCAGGCCATTTTGAGTGGCGTTCATTTAGCTATTTTTACAAATCTGCAGCAGGATAAAGTGAACTGCATCCTAGAaaagtctgtttcttttcattgacTGATCAGCTCTGAGGCAGACATCTGCTTGTGGTGGTAATTTAAAACACTTGTGGTGGCAAAAGATCAGTTCTGGGACTATTTATCTAGGTTTCTTTATAATCATCTCCATGGGATTCATCACATCCAATGGCAGGAGGGTTAAGCAAGGTAGAATAAACCACCTGCCTGAGTTAAAAATCCAGTAACAAATTTGAAGCTTAAAGAAAATTTGCTTCTGTTCTTGCCTTCACTATGTTGTGTGACCTTTAGTAAGATGTTCCAAATTTAGAGATGGTTTCAAAAATGAGAGTGTTGTCCTAAGTACATCCAAGCCCATGCAACTGTAAAGTCCAGAGTCATATGACGGCTTGGGTCAAGATACCATAGTTACAAAAATGACTGGTAAATATTTCTTACCTGCAAACATCCCCACTGTCGATCCAATTGCAGCATGTAAACAAATAAGTGGGGAGGAGATAAGTAAAGCAACAAGGATGATGCCTCCAGTCCAGGGGTTTTCACAACCATACACTTGACCAATGCCAGCTGGGATGGattgcaagagctgcagcagccggTAGAAAAGGGCATGTTATTTTATCTTTGTACTTAGAAGGACATGGCAGTTATTTTGTCCAAGCTATTGgttgaaaaggaaaggaaggaaccCTGGCTCTGAGTTGGACTGCTGGGTAAATGTGGGCACTCATGCCCTTCAAACCAGAGTTAGTTCACTGTTTGGGTTGAACTTTATCAGTCCAAGATggacttttatttcttttgggaTGGTAGTATGGTGGATGGGGTGTTGgggattgttttcttttttttgggggggtgtgggggtgtgaCTTTAGTGGGGGAGAAAAACGGTAACATTCCTGGCTGTACATATCACATAGCCATTCTGCCCCATGTGAAATAATTGCTATCCAGAACTGAATGCCTTCATGCTCACCTTTTTAATAAGATAACATAAACTTGTTCGCGTGAAGCTTACCAATGGCACATTGATTGCAGACCAGGTGATATTGGGGACTGAAGCTACAGGCTTGATGAGGGTTGTAGGGAAGAAGGGGTTGTAGTGTCCTGTGGCTGCCAAGTACAAAGTCACCACAATATTGAAGGGCAGGGTGAAAACAGGAAGGTCCCATTTACTGAAGATGGATCCCAAAGCACTGGACAGGATTGGACTGAGAACAGGAGAAGAGACACAAGTATAACTTGTTCATAACAATTATAGTGGTGAAACAGATCTACCACTTTGGTCACAAGCTCTGGTATATGCAAGCCAATGCCATTCCTTTTCAAAACATCAGGTATTGAATACCTTAATATATTAGTCTGCATCAGGCTAATAGTTGCAGAATGCTGTTCATCTTTTTGCAACAACTATCACATCCATTCACGGGATGGTATAAACTCCGCATCCTTCTCTCAGGAGAGGTGGCTAGTGTGCAAGCGCTCTGCTAGCTCTGCTGAGCTCAGGGAATCAGTGAAGAAATGCATCCAGCACAGCATTTAGGCACAGATGGAGAAAGGTAATCTGGCTTCTTATTTGGTAGAAAAATCtaacaagaaagagaagagcaaaTTTTGGGAATGCCACATGAAGAACTGTGGAGAAGTTTAGATGGTTTGAAAAAGCTGCTGTCTTGAGGAGGCAAGAGGAAGCTGGAAATTAcctaatttgctttttaatttatttatttaaatagcaTAAAGGATATCAGAAGATGgttctggaaaagaaataaagcagaagaggTGATCAAAGAGGATGGAAAATCTTCCAttaagaaagatggaaaatatttactgtgtTAGACACTATTTTGGGGGAATGAGGACTCCTTAGGACATATGGAGCCTGACAGAGTGTAAGACAAAGTGACCACTCTAACAGAGGTGTGAGGGGTGTTGTGCCAGGCATGACCCAGACCTTGGTTAATGTTCCTACTTATGTCAATGAGACTGATGTTGCTGTGTGCTGCCCAGGTACCACCCAAAATCATACggcattttctgaaaactgagCTTAGTTCTTAAGAAACATGATTGAGTATATTTAGCACGTAAAGTATTTGGGGTGACCctcaaaatatttagagaatGAACACTAAAAAGCCTGCAAACCTTGAGATACCATGACTTTTCCCAAAGTTCTTGGCTGTAGAACCTGGGATATAAACTTCGCCAGATCTGCTTTCCTCGGGACATTTCCAGACTGCCTTATTTCCACTTAAAGTGAGTGTCCTGCATGAATGACTTTGTGGGAGCATATTGGCAAGATAATATCTGTTTTTTATGGGGCCCACAAGGGTTGTGGAAGAGAGTGAATGGCCAGGTCCTGTCCTTGATAGAAATGGCCTGTGTTCTGCTGCTTCCAGCTGAGCTTTTCTGATATAAGTGAGCTCTTATGGTCAACCTCCAAGTAGCAGTGGACATCGCACAGTTTacaaaaattcagtttaaagACTTGAATTTTTCAAGAAGCTGCATTTGAGTCCTAGAAGGTCATTAAGCTGGTTCTAATAAAGGAACCCCACCCAAACTATGTGgcatttcaaaagcaacatCTTCTGTCCTGTTGTGTAGATActatcagtgaaaaaaatgcttcGTTTTCCTTGTATAATCTCAGATGAAGCCTATTCTTTTATGACAAATTTGGTTCCCAGAGCAGTTTACAGATTTCCTTGCTTGtagctgtaggaaaaaaaatcagcacttcAGTGCAAACGGTGTCCTAATTTCTGTGCTGAAATACAAAGCTTCTGCCAGTTATATATcttgtcagaaaaaaaggaaacaattaaAGAAATGCTGACTTCTAAAGCTGAAATTCAAAGTATCAGTtgaaaaaatcactgaaatgtctaatttaaaaatctttcagctCTACCCTCGAGTCTTGTGAACTAAAAGAACGAAGAAAAGTTTAAACAAAAGGCCCCAAGGAATTCTGGCAGACAAGACAAACTAAACATTCTTGCAACATGTCCTGGGTTTTGAGAGGTTGTTGCAAAATGACCTTTGCTGAGAGTgactaaagaaataaaatatgaaaaagagcTGATCTTAAAAGCAGTGAAATGCAATAATGACTTGCATCTTATCACTAAGAGTGATTAAAATGTGACTCTTGAATTAATTTCAGTTAAGGCTGTTAAATAGATTCTGCAGTGCTGTTAGGGTCCATATTTAGAAATGGTAAATTTAATCCTGAAAAGACGCTGTCTGGCATTCGGAGATACTTGGAGGAATTAATTTCGCTCACGACTGGTTGCATATCTGAGAAGGGGAATATTGAATTCAGCCCGAGGGAGAGCACCGGATCAGTTCAGCGCCTGGCTGAGGAAGAACCGTCGCGGTGCTGGGCATGATGACGTCCCCCCTGAATGTGTCCTGCTGATGAGGGCCATTCGCAGAGCGTTGAATCGGGGCTGCTGCTTTGTCTGTGTGCTATAATCAGTGCTTGCGCACTCAACCTCCTACCGATGTGCCTCGCAAGCTCTGTGCCTCAATGGATATCTCTTTCCAGTGCCACcgtggctggagctgctggtgtAGGGGACTGGGCAATGTGTTTTAAGCTGTATGTAGCAGGACTCCTCATTCTCTGAGAACTGTCCCTAGGAGGAGAAAGTGGCACTTACCAGGCCATTGATATAACTGCCACGGGAGGAAGAAGCCACCAGAAGTAATCGCCTTTGTCAGAGAAGACGGCCATAAGGAGTCCCACCAAGATCCCGTTATAGCCGTGCAGCCCAGCTGCAATGGCTGATCTGTGATGGAAAGAAATGTTTGCAAGGTAGCAAGCTGTGCTGAAGGTGGCCTGTCACAGGGACCCACTGAAATTCAATTTATAAGTGTCCTGCTCCTGGTGAAGGGAATGTAGGGGAGGGATGAACAAGCGGTGAGGTTGCTGCTGTATTGCATTGCACTGGCGTGCGGAAGGGGAGAGTTTGGAGATTGTTGGATGATGATGATCTGGGGGGGTCCTTGGGACCCAAAGGACCTGTGTGGTTGTGACAATGGCTATCCAAGAGAGATAAGAGTTTGCTCTCAAAAAGACAGCTGACTATGGGGCCAGGCCAGCTCTTTCTTGACCACAGCTCCGTCCTCACCTAACTGCTTCCAAACCACCCATAAGGAAAGCCAATCTGCTGTCTCTAATGCACTCAGATGCAGGGCTATGACCCATCAGAGGGTTTCCGATATCATAACGATCAATTTTTATTAAGTGCCCGAACGTGAGGTACCACCTACCTGTCCTGACTGAGGGCCAGCGCAGTTAATGTCGACACGGTTGTTCCAGTACAGCCTGTGAGCAGGCACCAGGGGCTCTGGATGAAAAGCCCCACTAAAATAATGAGTCCGCTGAGAGGGTTGTTGACAAGCATCACCTGAGAGGTGCCTCGCAAGATCCAGTCCACCAGCTGAACCATTAGGGGCTTATCTGGAGGAGACCAAATAACAACATTGGCAATAAGGCATCATTTCAGCAAAGCACACTCATCTCCTACAAGTCGCTTTCTGGCCACAGAACTGAGGCGATGTGTCACCGGGACTGTAAAACCGGTCTCTGATTTATTGCTGTCTGAGCATATTTTGCATCTGGCACTTGAAAAGCTAATAGGGATGGACTGGGCACTGCTATAAAGTTCATGGAGGGATTAATAAAAAAGTGGTTTATTTATGGTGGTCAAAGAATAGTCTTTCTTGCATGGTAGGATGCTTAAGATTCTGCTATAAATTTAATGAGAAGATAGTCCCTTTTTGGTGTATTATTCAGATGCAGAGAGCAACTTAGGCAAAGACTGAAACTAGTTTGTACGTGGATAGggaaagatgaaaaggaaaacttttgcTGTTTCAGGGACCCAGAACGTGGAGGTATACTGTCTATAGGAGATGGGGTCAAACTGTCAAAGGTGTCTAAAAAAGTACTTTGGGAACTGAAGAAGTTAAATTAAGAGAATAGTTATTATAGCTTGGACTGTACTCGAGGGGAAAGAGGCATTTCCAAAGGACAAAGAGCCATTGCTCTTTAGAGAAGACTGTTGAACTCGGACAGAGCAAACGGGCACCAAGCTGGGGTACCTCAGGTGAGTGCAGGGGGGAGGTGGGATGTGTGTGGGGCTGAGGGCAACCTCTCTGAGGGCATCTATGTGCAGTGCTCCTAGCGATCTCCATGGGGAGAGGAGGGTCTTGTAGCACTGCAATAACTTTTTGCCTCTGGCTCTTCTGCTGCAAATTGACTTcaggtctttttttctgccacGTTTCTGGGAAAGGTGTAACCGTTTCTGTACTGCTATGCATTATTCAGCATGATGCAAGGAGACGAAATGAGAAAGAGGGGCTGCTTACACGTACagtatgtatatgcatatgtatgtgcAATATGTATATGCAGCTTTTGACTtcttaagtatttaaaattaattcatttagTTTAGATTGTTAATTAGACACAGCATAAAGTGCCAGACTACTTTTTGAATCTGGGCAATGACATATTCCTAAAACCTCCCCTCTCgccctctccttccctgtgTTGTATTTACAGTCAAGGCTCAGGTTTTGCTTTCTGATGAGAGTAGCTTAAATAGAGGATCTCTGAAGGGCCAAGTACCACTCTGCATCTCTTCAGCATCCCTGGGAGAGCCCTCCCAAGAGGCTGGAGTGCAAGTTGAGGGATGGCATCATGAACATCCCTCAGGCTGTGCATTGTTGGGGAGCCAGGCAGTTCCAGTCAGGGACGAATGAGTTCcttagagaaaaataatcaggCTTTTCTGGAATAATGATTACTAATATTTGGCGTTGAGCTATGAAATATATCAGCAATGCTCTTGGCTTTAGACACAAGTATTAACTGTAAGTATTGAAATATAACCGGTGGGCAGCAGCCAAAGCTTTTCAGGACCTTGAATAAGAAAACATGGACCACTAGAGTAAAGACAAAGCAGGAGGAGATGAtcccctgcagctggggacCACACTGCCAGCCTGCTGAGCTCCCTGGCTGGAGACACCTCAGCTCACGTCCTCCACCAACGATAGCCACTGCACAGCCTGGCTGTACATGGCCGTATCTTATTTCTCTCCTGTTGCTGGAGTTGTACTGCTAATGAACCTAGCCTTGACAGAGGACCCACAGTCTTACAAAGCCTCTCAAAGCCCCAGATCCCTAATAATTCCGGGTAACGTGGACCATCTGCTCGTGTATTGTTCCTGTCTGGACAGTAAACCTTTGAGATCAGTacttgctttgtattttatagCAACATAACAGCCACAGTGCTT includes:
- the LOC104315148 gene encoding urea transporter 2 — encoded protein: MELGEIVVAERPGERQLYAEQKPRAQDLLGRSRNRIHQVFEYLTGEMKEYGAWMKNKPLMVQLVDWILRGTSQVMLVNNPLSGLIILVGLFIQSPWCLLTGCTGTTVSTLTALALSQDRSAIAAGLHGYNGILVGLLMAVFSDKGDYFWWLLPPVAVISMACPILSSALGSIFSKWDLPVFTLPFNIVVTLYLAATGHYNPFFPTTLIKPVASVPNITWSAINVPLLLQSIPAGIGQVYGCENPWTGGIILVALLISSPLICLHAAIGSTVGMFAALSIASPFDSIYLGLHNYNCALACIAIGGMFYALTWQTHLLSLACALFCAYSGAALANALSVLGLPLCTWPFCFSALLFLLINSDNPAIHKIPLCKVTYPEANRIYYLRMKRRASESRREEQKRKEQKPSSDSKISTGGTPLCTPKNRHAY